In Myxococcus virescens, a single genomic region encodes these proteins:
- a CDS encoding ATP-binding protein, protein MSGGWVCSALLRVLQQFMSETAARLALRGTVESLRLSLDTATTADLSRLIEALELATRQFVDPSRRPQMMAQLRAQLAPSAGPEGTATSASAEVRATTYLVRTEADASHARLAARMLCESLGGRGYECQKVATAVSELARNQISYAGGGTIQLAPQLAPKRLLRVCAEDSGQGIPDLERVLSGTYQSKTGMGLGLLSVKRLADRFDVRTGPKGTQVDFEVWL, encoded by the coding sequence GTGAGCGGTGGTTGGGTGTGCTCGGCGCTGTTGCGCGTCTTGCAGCAGTTCATGTCGGAGACGGCGGCGCGGTTGGCGCTGCGAGGCACCGTGGAGTCCCTCCGGCTGTCCCTGGACACGGCGACCACGGCGGACCTGTCGCGCCTCATCGAGGCGCTGGAACTCGCCACCCGCCAATTCGTGGACCCTTCTCGCCGGCCGCAGATGATGGCGCAGCTTCGCGCGCAGCTCGCGCCCTCGGCGGGGCCGGAGGGCACGGCCACTTCCGCCTCGGCGGAGGTTCGGGCGACCACCTATCTGGTGCGCACGGAAGCGGACGCCAGCCACGCGCGGCTCGCCGCCCGGATGCTGTGCGAGTCCCTGGGCGGGCGCGGCTACGAGTGCCAGAAGGTGGCCACGGCGGTGAGTGAGCTGGCGCGCAACCAGATTTCGTATGCGGGGGGCGGCACCATCCAGCTCGCGCCGCAGTTGGCGCCCAAGCGGCTGCTGCGTGTCTGCGCCGAGGACTCCGGGCAAGGCATCCCGGACCTGGAGCGCGTGCTGTCGGGGACGTACCAGAGCAAGACGGGGATGGGCCTGGGCTTGTTGAGCGTGAAGCGATTGGCGGACCGCTTTGACGTGCGCACCGGCCCGAAGGGCACGCAGGTGGACTTCGAGGTGTGGCTGTGA
- the clpX gene encoding ATP-dependent Clp protease ATP-binding subunit ClpX, with translation MESSARREEALLTPREIYERLDRFVIGQDGAKRAVAIAAHNHLKRLLARRLRRTSLIKKSNILLMGPTGSGKTHIARNLADILHVPFTTVDATEYTEAGYYGKDVEVMISDLLFKANHSVEDTQRGIIFIDEVDKIARRSQGARNGAGSRDIGGEGVQQSLLKLLEGREVYVPLNVTQAWNKSDFVQVDTRDILFICAGTFSDLHDSGDEGSRAMGFGAEDPATRSQKRISTRQLTDFGMLAEFLGRLPVVVQLERLGEEDLLRVLSEPPDSIVREFRELLSMDDLEVDFAEPGLREVVRYSVERGLGARGLRSILEHVMADVMFEAPERRRRQVTVDAGFVRERLRGLDSTQLDV, from the coding sequence ATGGAGTCGTCCGCACGCAGGGAAGAGGCGCTGCTGACCCCGCGGGAAATCTACGAGCGGCTGGATCGCTTCGTCATCGGCCAGGACGGGGCCAAGCGCGCGGTGGCCATTGCGGCCCACAATCACCTCAAGCGGCTGCTGGCGCGAAGGCTGCGCCGGACGTCGCTCATCAAGAAATCCAACATCTTGCTGATGGGACCCACCGGGAGCGGCAAGACGCACATCGCCCGCAATCTGGCGGACATCCTCCACGTGCCGTTCACCACCGTGGACGCCACCGAGTACACGGAGGCCGGCTACTACGGGAAGGACGTGGAGGTGATGATCTCCGACCTCCTCTTCAAGGCGAACCACTCCGTGGAGGACACCCAGCGGGGCATCATCTTCATCGACGAGGTGGACAAGATTGCCCGCCGCTCCCAGGGCGCCCGCAACGGCGCGGGCAGCCGCGACATCGGCGGCGAGGGTGTCCAGCAGTCGCTGCTGAAGCTGCTGGAGGGCCGCGAGGTGTACGTGCCCCTCAACGTCACCCAGGCCTGGAACAAGAGCGACTTCGTGCAGGTGGACACGCGCGACATCCTCTTCATTTGCGCGGGCACGTTCAGTGACTTGCACGACTCCGGAGATGAAGGGAGCCGCGCCATGGGCTTTGGCGCGGAGGACCCGGCGACGCGCAGCCAGAAGCGCATCAGCACCCGCCAGCTGACGGACTTCGGCATGCTGGCGGAGTTCCTCGGCCGCCTGCCGGTGGTGGTGCAGTTGGAGCGGCTGGGCGAGGAGGACTTGCTGCGCGTGCTCAGCGAGCCGCCGGACTCCATCGTGCGCGAGTTCCGCGAGCTGCTGTCCATGGACGACCTGGAGGTGGACTTCGCCGAACCGGGCCTGCGTGAGGTGGTTCGCTATTCCGTGGAGCGCGGGCTGGGGGCTCGAGGATTGCGGTCCATCCTGGAGCACGTCATGGCGGACGTCATGTTCGAGGCGCCCGAGCGGCGGCGGCGCCAGGTGACGGTGGACGCGGGCTTCGTGCGAGAGCGGCTGCGGGGGCTGGATTCGACGCAGCTGGACGTGTGA
- a CDS encoding GYF domain-containing protein, producing the protein MAGNSGEDNANPGNAREVAPERPDEGDSPVLDGVSDAELDAIVGQLRTDKSLRARPSAQPRYREATQSERLHRGAGRSRASTLGEEEAPPKEAAPVVKHAWYFVTGGAAYGPHDLADLKAHVERGFLGFDSLCWREGFSEWLPLGHIPELASALLPPAVPAGPPPIPPEASGAFMPQVARAVDVSEATTERVSLNAPDTVVPPFAAIAPAAVVATPAVSAVALPQTQASDAPHSVEAPGAPAAGVVVGPAPEAVVATLAPEPVTAPAASDFSAYGTPASDPMPAAEPVGTHAVLASPSPEERARRKRRLGFILAGGAIGGVSVALALSVLGVGGGRGAASPGEAVDTTRGPGAPPPAEQPVAAAPTPDAVVAASQGGAATGTSTSAGGTGSAGPGFRGAGVATSAAESAHDPSPVQEPTRPSTPSLSAASVERGGRVPELTGTESTARAATGGGRPSPEERVFERPTGSLSSRDVAVAFVIGKHSVAPAPEPEPARRPATTVAEAATAGGSEDDLGPDADFDRMLSGPGPNATKHHKPTVYVPPDPTAPRESLDLATVFAVVHARRSELAACAREQSAPPQEGDRAVLRLSVLPSGKVESITTETPWLRGTSLVRCMQQKIGAWTFPRHRTQGAPVVFRYEF; encoded by the coding sequence ATGGCCGGCAACTCAGGGGAAGACAACGCCAACCCGGGAAACGCCCGGGAGGTGGCCCCAGAGCGCCCTGACGAGGGCGATTCGCCCGTGCTGGACGGCGTGTCGGATGCGGAGCTGGACGCCATCGTGGGCCAGCTGCGCACGGACAAGAGCCTGCGTGCCCGGCCCAGCGCGCAGCCGCGCTACCGCGAGGCCACGCAGTCGGAGCGACTGCACCGGGGCGCGGGCCGTTCACGGGCGTCCACCTTGGGCGAGGAGGAGGCGCCGCCGAAGGAAGCCGCGCCCGTCGTGAAGCATGCCTGGTACTTCGTCACGGGCGGCGCGGCCTACGGTCCTCACGACCTCGCGGACCTGAAGGCCCACGTGGAGCGGGGCTTTCTGGGCTTTGATTCCCTGTGCTGGCGCGAGGGGTTCAGTGAGTGGCTGCCCCTGGGGCACATCCCGGAGCTCGCCTCCGCGCTGTTGCCGCCAGCCGTGCCCGCGGGACCTCCGCCCATTCCGCCGGAAGCGTCCGGGGCCTTCATGCCCCAGGTCGCGCGCGCGGTGGACGTGTCCGAGGCCACCACGGAGCGGGTGAGCCTGAACGCACCGGACACGGTGGTGCCCCCCTTCGCGGCCATTGCTCCCGCCGCCGTCGTGGCCACTCCCGCGGTGAGTGCTGTCGCCCTGCCGCAGACGCAGGCGTCCGACGCACCCCATTCTGTGGAGGCCCCAGGGGCTCCGGCCGCGGGCGTTGTCGTCGGGCCTGCTCCAGAAGCTGTGGTCGCGACGCTCGCACCGGAACCTGTCACCGCGCCGGCCGCGAGTGACTTCTCCGCGTACGGAACCCCGGCGTCGGACCCGATGCCCGCGGCGGAGCCCGTGGGAACCCACGCGGTGCTCGCGTCGCCGTCCCCTGAGGAACGCGCGCGTCGCAAGCGCCGGCTGGGTTTCATCCTGGCGGGTGGCGCCATCGGCGGGGTGTCGGTGGCCCTGGCGCTGAGCGTCCTGGGTGTTGGGGGCGGCCGTGGTGCCGCGAGCCCCGGTGAGGCCGTGGACACGACGCGTGGCCCCGGTGCGCCGCCGCCCGCGGAACAGCCGGTGGCCGCCGCGCCCACGCCGGACGCGGTCGTGGCCGCGAGCCAGGGCGGCGCGGCAACGGGTACCTCCACGTCAGCGGGCGGCACGGGCAGCGCGGGCCCTGGTTTCCGCGGCGCGGGCGTCGCGACGTCGGCCGCCGAAAGCGCGCACGACCCGAGCCCGGTGCAGGAGCCCACACGCCCATCGACGCCCTCGCTCTCGGCCGCCTCGGTCGAGCGCGGAGGCCGCGTGCCGGAGCTGACCGGCACGGAGAGCACGGCGCGCGCCGCGACCGGCGGCGGACGGCCGTCACCGGAAGAACGCGTCTTCGAGCGGCCCACGGGCAGCCTCTCCTCGCGAGACGTCGCCGTGGCCTTCGTCATCGGGAAGCACTCCGTGGCGCCTGCTCCGGAGCCGGAGCCCGCCAGGCGGCCCGCCACGACGGTGGCCGAAGCCGCGACGGCTGGCGGCTCGGAGGACGACCTGGGGCCCGACGCGGACTTCGACCGCATGCTCTCCGGCCCAGGGCCCAACGCCACCAAGCACCACAAGCCGACCGTCTATGTTCCGCCCGACCCGACGGCGCCGCGCGAGTCGCTCGACCTGGCCACCGTCTTCGCGGTGGTGCATGCCCGGCGTTCGGAACTCGCGGCGTGTGCCCGGGAGCAGTCCGCGCCGCCGCAGGAGGGGGACCGGGCAGTCCTGCGCTTGAGCGTCCTTCCGAGTGGGAAGGTGGAGTCCATCACCACCGAGACGCCGTGGCTGCGAGGCACGTCGCTCGTGCGTTGCATGCAGCAGAAGATAGGCGCCTGGACGTTCCCCAGGCATCGAACGCAGGGAGCGCCCGTCGTCTTCCGATACGAGTTCTGA
- a CDS encoding CvpA family protein → MVIDLIILGLVLFFAMIGAITGASRQVANVVGLAVGYFASRRLGPVVAPHLAEALGSPLFLGAIVGTVLLFICTWLAVRYALGALLLRILSTGQHHENRGVDRFLGFVLGGAKMGIIAWVVLSAIAFFEQHVVIAGRRVGLSPKESLSIEVARRYNLFEMTQFAPVKNLVEVAKAASDPKRAGRLQDDPAYKALRKDPRFQRLLQDPKLKQALARGDTAALLRHDGVLQLIQDPDVAARLGAAARASEREP, encoded by the coding sequence ATGGTCATCGACCTCATCATCCTCGGACTGGTGCTGTTCTTCGCCATGATCGGCGCCATCACCGGGGCCTCGCGCCAGGTCGCCAACGTGGTGGGCCTGGCGGTGGGCTACTTCGCCTCGCGCCGCCTGGGTCCCGTGGTGGCCCCCCACCTGGCCGAGGCCCTGGGCAGTCCGCTCTTCCTGGGCGCCATCGTGGGCACGGTGCTCCTGTTCATCTGCACGTGGCTCGCGGTGCGCTACGCCCTGGGCGCGCTGCTGCTGCGCATCCTCTCCACCGGTCAGCACCACGAGAACCGGGGCGTGGACCGCTTCCTCGGCTTCGTGCTGGGCGGCGCGAAGATGGGCATCATCGCCTGGGTCGTCCTCAGCGCCATCGCCTTCTTCGAACAGCACGTCGTCATCGCGGGCCGCCGCGTGGGCCTGTCCCCGAAGGAGTCGCTCTCCATCGAGGTCGCCCGCCGCTACAACCTCTTCGAGATGACGCAGTTCGCCCCGGTGAAGAACCTGGTGGAGGTCGCCAAGGCCGCCAGTGATCCGAAGCGCGCGGGTCGGCTCCAGGACGACCCGGCCTACAAGGCCCTGCGCAAGGACCCTCGCTTCCAGCGCCTGCTGCAGGACCCGAAGCTGAAGCAGGCCCTGGCACGAGGAGACACCGCCGCGCTGCTGCGCCACGACGGTGTGCTCCAGCTCATCCAGGACCCGGACGTGGCGGCCCGGCTGGGCGCCGCGGCCCGCGCCTCCGAGCGCGAGCCCTGA
- a CDS encoding J domain-containing protein: MAPSTAPQQKPGARPTMSLPALVPAGATPPRPPPSVAPAVPGIAPLTPAPRASSGAVPSIPSVAPIVPPVAPAAATAVTPPPTPAASTDLGLDIQQLADLESRCAKLDQLDYFEVLMLERTATPADIKRAFYRESRTYHPDRFFHVDSKELKERINELYKRVTEAYYVLRDDTKRKKYVVDVTGPERAQKLRFTEASEAETKAAAKKEQEEQIGTHPKGRQFFQQAQKDADAGNWSAAERNLKMALTYEPSNARYKERLAEVQKQSQDEARDKGGSFKIR; encoded by the coding sequence GTGGCGCCCTCCACGGCCCCACAGCAGAAGCCCGGTGCCCGGCCCACCATGTCCCTCCCAGCGCTGGTGCCCGCCGGCGCCACGCCGCCGCGCCCTCCCCCGTCCGTGGCGCCCGCCGTCCCGGGCATCGCACCGCTGACGCCGGCCCCACGCGCTTCGTCCGGCGCGGTGCCCTCGATTCCTTCCGTGGCGCCCATCGTCCCGCCCGTCGCCCCTGCCGCGGCCACGGCGGTCACGCCACCGCCGACGCCTGCTGCGTCAACGGACCTGGGCCTGGACATCCAGCAGCTCGCCGACCTGGAATCACGCTGCGCGAAGCTGGACCAGCTCGACTACTTCGAAGTGCTCATGCTGGAGAGGACCGCCACCCCCGCGGACATCAAGCGTGCCTTCTACCGGGAGAGCCGCACCTACCACCCGGACCGCTTCTTCCACGTGGACTCCAAGGAGCTGAAGGAGCGCATCAACGAGCTCTACAAGCGCGTCACTGAGGCCTACTACGTCCTGCGCGACGACACGAAGCGCAAGAAGTACGTCGTCGACGTGACGGGCCCCGAGCGCGCCCAGAAGCTGCGCTTCACCGAAGCCTCCGAAGCGGAGACCAAGGCCGCCGCCAAGAAGGAGCAGGAAGAGCAGATCGGCACCCACCCCAAGGGACGCCAGTTCTTCCAGCAGGCGCAGAAGGACGCGGACGCCGGCAACTGGTCCGCCGCCGAGCGGAACCTGAAGATGGCGCTCACCTATGAGCCCTCCAACGCCCGCTACAAGGAGCGGCTGGCGGAGGTCCAGAAGCAGTCCCAGGACGAGGCTCGCGACAAGGGCGGCTCGTTCAAGATCCGCTGA
- a CDS encoding DUF1330 domain-containing protein, giving the protein MPAYVLVEVSVHDAQTYERYKQLAPPSLKPYGGRYLVKGGPTQALEGTWQPPRFVLLEFPSVELARAWWASPEYAAAKALRHESAHSIMLLVEGVPATTPVTEIGESPA; this is encoded by the coding sequence ATGCCTGCTTACGTCCTGGTCGAGGTCTCGGTGCACGACGCGCAGACCTACGAGCGGTACAAGCAGCTCGCGCCTCCGTCGCTCAAGCCCTACGGGGGCCGCTACCTCGTCAAGGGGGGCCCCACCCAGGCCCTGGAAGGCACCTGGCAGCCCCCGCGCTTCGTCCTGCTGGAGTTCCCCAGCGTGGAGCTCGCCAGGGCCTGGTGGGCATCCCCGGAATACGCCGCCGCCAAGGCGCTCCGTCACGAAAGCGCGCACTCCATCATGTTGCTGGTGGAGGGCGTGCCGGCCACGACGCCCGTCACCGAAATAGGGGAGTCGCCGGCCTGA
- the dnaK gene encoding molecular chaperone DnaK produces the protein MADDIAIGIDLGTSFSCVAVVQDGQPTVIPNEWGETTHASCVSFLEDGSVLVGNAAKKNIITNPEQTVYSAKRLIGRYYFSDEVKKAQAVMPYRIVEGDNNSVRIAMNEHSYSLPEISALVLKELKAVAETYLGQEVTKAVVTVPAYFNDNQRQATKDAGRIAGMEVLRILNEPTAAALAYGFGRDVNQRVVVYDLGGGTFDVSILEIGKDVFEVLATAGDTYLGGDDFDDRIMTWLADDFLARTRLDVRQNKFCLQMLKEAAEKAKIDVGQTGSAEILCQGICQDADGNVMDLRGQLNQDQFNRMVMDLVQRTFKVCDEALQSARLTAADIDAVILVGGPTRLPIIRNSVKHYFQKEPLEGINPDQVVAMGAALQSHALLDSKTQTFLVDVTPLSLRIGTVGGYTEKIIDKNTPVPIDRSKTFTTSRDGQEKVKIRVYQGESNRADECEMLGEFEFAGFRIGYRGEVKIEVTFEINTDGLVHVSACDTATGQKTSTSITLSSGMSEADIQQSIQANRNIRLAGHNSDDLPAAAQ, from the coding sequence ATGGCGGACGACATCGCAATCGGCATCGACCTGGGCACGTCATTCTCGTGCGTGGCGGTGGTCCAGGACGGCCAGCCCACCGTCATCCCTAACGAGTGGGGAGAGACGACTCACGCCTCCTGCGTCTCGTTCCTCGAGGATGGCTCGGTCCTGGTCGGCAACGCGGCCAAGAAGAACATCATCACCAACCCCGAGCAGACCGTCTATTCCGCCAAGCGCCTCATCGGCCGCTACTACTTCTCCGACGAGGTGAAGAAGGCGCAGGCGGTGATGCCGTACCGCATCGTCGAGGGCGACAACAACTCGGTGCGCATCGCGATGAACGAGCACTCCTATTCGCTCCCGGAGATCAGCGCGCTGGTGCTCAAGGAGTTGAAGGCGGTGGCGGAGACGTACCTGGGCCAGGAGGTGACCAAGGCCGTGGTCACCGTGCCCGCGTACTTCAACGACAACCAGCGCCAGGCCACCAAGGACGCGGGCCGCATCGCCGGCATGGAGGTGCTGCGCATCCTCAATGAGCCCACCGCCGCGGCGCTCGCGTACGGCTTCGGGCGCGACGTCAACCAGCGCGTGGTGGTCTACGACCTGGGCGGCGGCACCTTCGACGTCTCCATCCTGGAGATTGGCAAGGACGTCTTCGAGGTGCTGGCCACCGCGGGCGACACGTACCTGGGCGGCGACGACTTCGACGACCGCATCATGACGTGGCTGGCGGATGACTTCCTGGCCCGCACGCGCCTGGACGTGCGGCAGAACAAGTTCTGCCTGCAGATGCTCAAGGAGGCCGCGGAGAAGGCGAAAATCGACGTGGGCCAGACGGGCTCCGCGGAGATTCTCTGCCAGGGCATCTGCCAGGACGCGGACGGCAACGTCATGGACCTGCGTGGGCAACTCAACCAGGACCAGTTCAACCGCATGGTGATGGACCTGGTGCAGCGCACCTTCAAGGTGTGTGACGAGGCGCTGCAGAGCGCGCGCCTGACGGCCGCCGACATCGACGCGGTCATCCTCGTGGGCGGGCCGACGCGGCTGCCCATCATCCGCAATTCGGTGAAGCACTACTTCCAGAAGGAACCGCTGGAAGGCATCAACCCGGACCAGGTCGTGGCCATGGGTGCGGCGCTCCAGTCGCACGCGCTGCTGGACAGCAAGACGCAGACGTTCCTGGTGGACGTCACGCCGCTGTCGCTGCGCATCGGCACGGTGGGTGGGTACACCGAGAAGATCATCGACAAGAACACGCCGGTTCCCATCGACCGCTCGAAGACGTTCACCACCAGCCGCGACGGCCAGGAGAAGGTGAAGATTCGCGTGTACCAGGGTGAGTCCAACCGCGCCGACGAGTGCGAGATGCTCGGCGAGTTCGAGTTCGCGGGCTTCCGCATCGGCTATCGCGGCGAGGTGAAGATCGAGGTCACCTTCGAAATCAACACGGATGGCCTGGTGCACGTGTCCGCGTGCGACACGGCGACGGGTCAGAAGACGTCGACCTCCATCACGTTGTCCTCCGGCATGAGCGAGGCCGATATCCAGCAGTCCATCCAGGCAAACCGGAACATCCGGCTTGCTGGCCACAACAGCGACGACCTGCCCGCCGCGGCGCAGTAA
- a CDS encoding ATP-binding protein gives MFSIEIRLRSDAAVAAALSRRYAREHGLTAQASAEVAVVVSELATNLVRHAGGRGWVELWLEAEWLFIRSRDRGPGMEDPSRFFAGREGRPSPLPGDSLGEGGAAVRRLTDDVQVANREGGGFEVLARKRVVVQAKRRRG, from the coding sequence ATGTTCAGCATCGAGATCCGCTTGAGGTCGGATGCGGCGGTCGCCGCCGCGTTGAGCCGCCGCTACGCCCGTGAGCATGGCCTGACGGCGCAAGCCAGCGCCGAGGTGGCGGTGGTGGTGAGCGAGCTGGCCACCAACCTGGTGCGCCACGCGGGGGGCCGGGGCTGGGTGGAGCTGTGGCTCGAGGCGGAGTGGCTCTTCATCCGCTCCCGCGACCGCGGCCCCGGCATGGAGGACCCATCCCGGTTCTTCGCTGGCAGGGAAGGGCGCCCGAGCCCCCTGCCCGGAGACAGCCTGGGCGAAGGCGGGGCCGCGGTGCGACGGCTCACCGACGACGTCCAGGTGGCCAACCGCGAAGGCGGAGGGTTCGAGGTGCTGGCGCGCAAGCGGGTGGTGGTCCAGGCGAAAAGGAGGCGTGGGTGA
- a CDS encoding class II glutamine amidotransferase, translating into MSVILAALTSDPNLLRCELHRLQGQVLLQGEPRANAVGVGAYAQEEVLLRRFSSSEALSLDSLVPPHESEALLFHAGQLPVGLSLEENTQPFRSRRWLFALHGGVQGFELLRAPLLASLPDHLRRQVRGGTEGELLFAVFLRRLRDLGRTEDPRLEAEVAGRVLADTAREVAQAAAQAGVTRTPTLNLVATNGILLAATRYGEHPLYCTRLEGAAECELCEVTPSTPDTQPAVGAHRRRRTVVVASALKRTTGWVELAHGHTLAVGPDLQMHELSGT; encoded by the coding sequence ATGTCCGTCATCCTCGCCGCTCTGACGTCCGACCCGAACCTGCTGCGCTGTGAGCTGCACCGCCTCCAAGGCCAGGTCCTGCTCCAGGGAGAGCCGAGGGCGAACGCCGTGGGGGTGGGAGCCTACGCCCAGGAGGAGGTCCTGTTGCGGCGCTTCTCCAGTAGCGAGGCACTGTCCCTGGACTCGCTCGTGCCCCCGCATGAATCGGAGGCGCTGCTGTTCCACGCCGGCCAACTGCCCGTGGGCTTGTCGCTGGAGGAGAATACGCAGCCCTTCCGCTCCCGGCGCTGGTTGTTCGCCCTTCATGGCGGCGTACAGGGCTTCGAGCTGCTTCGTGCCCCGTTGCTGGCGTCGCTGCCGGACCACCTGCGGCGTCAGGTGCGCGGCGGAACCGAAGGGGAGCTGCTGTTCGCCGTCTTCCTCAGGCGCCTGCGCGACCTGGGCCGCACGGAGGATCCACGGCTGGAGGCCGAGGTCGCTGGACGCGTGCTGGCGGACACGGCACGCGAGGTGGCTCAGGCCGCGGCCCAGGCCGGCGTGACACGCACGCCCACGCTCAACCTGGTGGCCACCAACGGCATCCTCCTGGCGGCGACCCGGTACGGCGAGCATCCCTTGTACTGCACGCGGCTGGAGGGGGCGGCCGAATGCGAGTTGTGCGAGGTGACGCCCTCGACACCCGATACGCAGCCCGCGGTGGGAGCGCACCGCCGCCGTCGCACTGTCGTGGTGGCCAGCGCGCTCAAGCGCACCACGGGATGGGTGGAGCTGGCTCATGGCCACACGCTGGCGGTGGGGCCGGATCTGCAGATGCACGAGCTGTCCGGCACGTGA
- a CDS encoding M4 family metallopeptidase, with product MTIRRTEGPKPTIRSTAASEAQSKTAAKPATIAPNVIKDGFGPAAKTSDLARAEKTLKPLPPPVGRLSLESREAQTAIQTSLAHLAPSTQTSIRNPGIIGGVQFPAYTPKSVERDSLGMTHVRLDRQHEGVKVFGEQVVTHLDADGKVKSTTGDQSEIPAGLGAQKPKVSHSQALDIAMKAFDGKPDRQPNSERVIYKDISGEYHSAYRVEVTNVDGTDNPRKMNYLVDANTGKLFEQFNTIDGFARQHGAAHGHSHAHGADHADHADHADHAHGADHAHGAAATASEIKASATPKAEIADLATVTSKINVTQDGTVDQLKLDLDIDHTFKGDLSVTLTSPSGKSETVHNRKGGSADHIKGSFDLSAFAGESAKGEWTLSVKDNARRDTGTLNSWGLTITPKAVEPNEPGPSEKIADDTSMYSGKVALETKKQADGTYTLEDGTRGKGVATYDAMNRERASGQTQIKDNNDVWGEATDPERNKAAVDAHYGGQMMYDYMKDILGRDSIDGAGEKLVSYVHVSNNYVNAYWDGEKMSYGDGDGRNSGPLTALDIAGHEIAHGLTERTAGLIYRGESGGLNEAMSDIMGAGLEWYASQKNPDVKFNWTVGETAWTPKDGDPTDGLRYMDDPTKDNYSVDNYKNYPKQTEVHGSSGIANNAFYLLANGGTNRTSGIEVKDAIGMEKGLKIYYRALAHYMTPSTTFAQARTATINAATDLYGADSVEVAKVKESWTAVGVN from the coding sequence ATGACGATTCGCCGCACCGAAGGTCCGAAGCCCACGATTCGCTCCACTGCTGCTTCCGAGGCTCAGTCGAAGACGGCCGCCAAGCCCGCGACCATCGCCCCGAACGTCATCAAGGACGGGTTCGGTCCCGCGGCCAAGACGTCGGACCTGGCGCGCGCGGAGAAGACGCTGAAGCCGCTGCCGCCTCCCGTGGGCCGGCTCTCCCTGGAGAGCCGCGAGGCGCAGACCGCCATCCAGACGTCGCTGGCGCACCTGGCCCCCTCCACCCAGACCTCCATCCGCAACCCTGGCATCATCGGCGGCGTGCAGTTCCCGGCGTACACGCCGAAGAGCGTGGAGCGTGACTCGCTGGGCATGACGCACGTGCGTCTGGACCGCCAGCACGAGGGCGTGAAGGTCTTCGGCGAGCAGGTCGTCACGCACCTCGACGCCGACGGCAAGGTCAAGAGCACCACCGGCGACCAGTCTGAGATCCCGGCCGGCCTGGGCGCGCAGAAGCCCAAGGTGTCGCACAGCCAGGCGCTGGACATCGCGATGAAGGCGTTCGACGGCAAGCCGGACCGCCAGCCGAACTCCGAGCGCGTCATCTACAAGGACATCTCCGGTGAGTACCACTCCGCCTACCGGGTGGAAGTCACCAACGTGGATGGCACCGACAATCCGCGCAAGATGAACTACCTGGTGGACGCCAACACCGGGAAGCTCTTCGAGCAGTTCAACACCATTGACGGCTTCGCCCGCCAGCACGGCGCCGCGCACGGCCACAGCCACGCCCACGGCGCGGACCACGCCGACCACGCCGACCACGCCGACCACGCCCACGGCGCCGACCACGCCCACGGCGCTGCCGCGACGGCTTCCGAGATCAAGGCCTCGGCCACGCCGAAGGCGGAGATCGCCGACCTGGCCACCGTCACGTCGAAGATCAACGTGACCCAGGACGGCACCGTGGACCAGCTGAAGCTGGACCTGGACATCGACCACACGTTCAAGGGCGACCTGTCGGTCACGCTCACCAGCCCCTCCGGCAAGTCGGAGACGGTGCACAACCGCAAGGGTGGCAGCGCGGACCACATCAAGGGCAGCTTCGACCTGAGCGCCTTCGCGGGCGAGTCCGCGAAGGGCGAGTGGACGCTGTCGGTGAAGGACAACGCGCGCCGCGACACGGGCACGCTGAACAGCTGGGGCCTGACCATCACCCCGAAGGCCGTTGAGCCCAACGAGCCCGGCCCCAGCGAGAAGATCGCGGACGACACGTCCATGTACAGCGGCAAGGTCGCGCTGGAAACGAAGAAGCAGGCGGACGGCACGTACACGCTCGAGGACGGCACGCGCGGCAAGGGCGTGGCGACCTACGACGCGATGAACCGCGAGCGCGCCAGCGGCCAGACGCAGATCAAGGACAACAACGACGTGTGGGGCGAGGCCACGGACCCGGAGCGCAACAAGGCCGCGGTGGACGCGCACTACGGCGGCCAGATGATGTACGACTACATGAAGGACATCCTCGGCCGTGACTCCATCGACGGCGCGGGTGAGAAGCTGGTGTCCTACGTCCACGTCAGCAACAACTACGTGAACGCGTACTGGGACGGCGAGAAGATGAGCTACGGCGACGGCGACGGCCGCAACTCCGGTCCGCTCACCGCGCTGGACATCGCGGGCCATGAGATTGCCCACGGCCTCACCGAGCGCACCGCCGGCCTCATCTACCGCGGCGAGTCCGGTGGTCTGAACGAGGCGATGAGCGACATCATGGGCGCTGGCCTCGAGTGGTACGCGTCCCAGAAGAACCCCGACGTGAAGTTCAACTGGACGGTGGGCGAGACGGCCTGGACGCCGAAGGACGGCGACCCCACCGACGGCCTGCGCTACATGGACGATCCGACGAAGGACAACTACTCGGTCGACAACTACAAGAACTACCCGAAGCAGACCGAGGTGCACGGCTCCAGCGGCATCGCGAACAACGCCTTCTACCTGCTGGCCAACGGCGGAACCAACCGCACGTCCGGCATCGAGGTGAAGGACGCCATCGGCATGGAGAAGGGCCTGAAGATCTACTACCGCGCCCTGGCCCACTACATGACGCCGAGCACCACGTTCGCCCAGGCCCGCACCGCGACCATCAACGCGGCCACGGACCTCTACGGCGCGGACTCCGTGGAAGTGGCGAAGGTCAAGGAGAGCTGGACCGCCGTCGGCGTGAACTAG